One stretch of Thermococcus sp. M36 DNA includes these proteins:
- a CDS encoding respiratory chain complex I subunit 1 family protein, protein MVMDYVSIIAAPIVLFLLPPFLDGIGRRIKARIQYRRGPPIMQTFYDLEKLLKLSSVLPTDSPIFRLAPYIALASAIAGGLMLPFGSEPVLAFGKSLLVFFYVMAMVSVVMILAAFSVQNAFSHIGGHREVMLILSIEPVLAVVFGVLAFKLGTLNVAEMPFSAGLSLSVALAYILLAYAVYVEGGFVPFDIAEAETEVIGGPLTEYSGRLLGVFKYALLVKRVVLLWLLASMIVIPAMRSLGITGPVALLVAQLVVTFLLYSLAVAVEAANARLRIDQAVSLNKKVFLMSLAVLIIALVGW, encoded by the coding sequence ATGGTGATGGACTACGTAAGCATTATCGCCGCTCCAATCGTCCTCTTCCTCCTTCCACCGTTCCTTGACGGAATAGGGAGAAGAATAAAAGCAAGGATTCAGTACAGGAGAGGACCTCCTATAATGCAGACGTTCTACGACCTCGAAAAGCTTCTCAAGCTGTCGTCAGTGCTCCCCACTGACAGCCCAATCTTTAGGCTGGCCCCGTACATAGCCCTGGCATCTGCCATTGCCGGCGGCCTAATGCTTCCCTTCGGAAGCGAGCCGGTGTTAGCTTTTGGAAAGAGCCTCCTAGTGTTCTTCTACGTCATGGCGATGGTCAGCGTAGTGATGATACTTGCTGCTTTCTCCGTCCAGAACGCGTTCTCGCACATAGGCGGACACAGGGAGGTCATGCTGATACTCTCGATTGAGCCAGTGCTGGCCGTCGTCTTCGGTGTCCTGGCATTCAAGCTTGGAACGCTCAACGTCGCTGAGATGCCATTCAGCGCTGGCCTCTCGCTTTCCGTTGCCCTCGCTTACATCCTGCTGGCTTATGCGGTCTACGTTGAGGGCGGCTTCGTTCCATTTGACATAGCTGAGGCGGAAACCGAAGTAATCGGGGGCCCGCTCACCGAGTACAGCGGAAGGCTCCTCGGAGTCTTCAAGTACGCCCTGCTCGTCAAGAGGGTTGTCCTGCTCTGGTTGCTGGCGTCTATGATTGTGATTCCCGCCATGAGGTCTCTCGGTATAACGGGTCCAGTGGCACTGCTCGTCGCCCAGCTGGTCGTTACGTTTCTGCTTTATTCGCTTGCCGTGGCCGTTGAGGCCGCAAACGCCCGCCTGAGGATCGACCAGGCGGTTTCCCTTAACAAGAAGGTCTTCCTGATGTCCCTTGCTGTCCTGATAATAGCGCTGGTGGGGTGGTGA
- a CDS encoding complex I subunit 5 family protein: protein MMEIPIALYSLSAISGLVGDFKRSIKISSVLSAMASLSLLSIAADALSRGLPVQESFLGIPLIIDSLSLPFLFIIALLSLVVSVYSISYMEVHRDIGRPLAYTLLYSTFVLSIVFVALTSNLLWFVFFWELMTLTSFVFVSWRQQDAGIKYLLTMQLANTVPLFVALGIIYSATGSFSVDYATLKEVASSISPAQLKLLYAMFLVTFLAKSGSVPFQFWVPDAYEAAPSNIASLMAGVMEKMAVYGLIRLLCNALPCSESVGYILVIVGILTMTFGTLYALRETHAKRLLAYSSVGQMGYIWFAVGMGMVFLTRGIESLAYLAFLAGVFHSFNHTLFKGLLFLISGNFEYSAGTADLNELGGLSRAMPYSSLFTVIGALSLAGVPLFSGFLSKWMIYQAGYYSGIGLFVFGSVMAVFMSAVTLAYSLKFYTSAFGGEPNERTENAREVPSGMLLGEGIIALTSLAVGVLPAIAYPILTISLNGGDVTVTMGSISTDFEYFSPIALLLAVSFIAVASYFVFRPKTADVKPWNTGALFLPEERYGAKARDYYRQYFTEMEGIYKLGSAAGKVGRVLLSALMSVYLVLAGGLVYTGREKKRSFTLDELRHRTVRYLDEAFFAPMMDLVKNIAVLAAGISVSMDELFLASMLTTVIILALLVL, encoded by the coding sequence ATGATGGAAATTCCGATCGCGCTCTACTCACTCTCAGCGATTTCCGGCCTGGTTGGGGACTTTAAGCGGAGCATTAAGATTTCGAGCGTCCTCTCAGCCATGGCATCCTTATCCCTCCTGAGCATAGCTGCTGATGCCCTATCCAGGGGGCTTCCCGTTCAGGAGAGCTTTTTGGGCATTCCCCTAATCATAGACAGCCTCTCCCTCCCGTTCCTGTTCATCATCGCCCTGCTCAGCCTCGTGGTTTCAGTGTACTCCATCTCTTATATGGAAGTCCACAGAGATATCGGAAGACCACTGGCGTACACCCTCCTCTACAGCACGTTCGTGCTGTCGATTGTATTCGTGGCTCTGACGTCAAACCTGCTCTGGTTCGTCTTCTTCTGGGAGCTGATGACTCTAACTTCCTTCGTCTTCGTGAGCTGGAGGCAGCAGGACGCTGGAATTAAATACCTCCTTACCATGCAGCTCGCCAACACGGTGCCCCTCTTCGTGGCCCTCGGCATAATTTACTCCGCCACTGGAAGCTTCAGCGTTGATTACGCCACGCTTAAGGAGGTTGCATCGTCCATTTCTCCGGCCCAGCTCAAGCTGCTCTACGCTATGTTCCTCGTAACTTTCCTTGCGAAATCTGGAAGCGTGCCCTTCCAGTTCTGGGTACCTGATGCCTACGAAGCCGCTCCCAGCAATATAGCCTCGCTGATGGCCGGCGTCATGGAGAAGATGGCGGTTTACGGTCTGATAAGACTCCTCTGCAACGCCCTGCCATGCAGTGAGAGCGTTGGCTACATTCTCGTCATCGTCGGCATACTCACCATGACCTTCGGAACCCTCTATGCCCTCAGAGAGACCCACGCGAAGAGACTCCTGGCGTACTCAAGCGTTGGACAAATGGGCTACATCTGGTTCGCGGTGGGCATGGGTATGGTCTTCCTAACGAGGGGCATAGAGAGCCTGGCCTATCTGGCCTTCCTCGCCGGAGTCTTCCACTCCTTCAACCACACCCTCTTCAAGGGGCTGCTCTTCCTCATCTCGGGCAACTTCGAGTACTCCGCCGGAACGGCTGACCTCAACGAGCTTGGTGGCTTGAGTAGGGCAATGCCGTACTCGTCGCTCTTCACCGTCATAGGTGCGCTTTCCCTCGCTGGAGTGCCCCTCTTCAGCGGCTTCCTCTCGAAGTGGATGATTTACCAGGCCGGCTACTACTCTGGAATCGGCCTCTTTGTCTTTGGCTCCGTAATGGCGGTGTTTATGAGTGCGGTGACTCTTGCGTACTCGCTTAAGTTCTACACTTCTGCCTTTGGAGGTGAACCGAACGAGAGGACTGAGAACGCCAGGGAAGTCCCGTCGGGCATGCTCCTCGGTGAGGGAATCATTGCCTTAACTTCACTTGCCGTTGGAGTACTTCCGGCTATCGCTTACCCGATATTAACGATTTCATTGAATGGCGGCGACGTCACCGTTACAATGGGCTCGATATCCACTGACTTTGAGTACTTCTCACCAATAGCCCTGCTCCTTGCAGTTTCGTTCATTGCGGTTGCTTCATACTTCGTTTTCAGGCCAAAGACCGCCGATGTCAAACCTTGGAACACTGGAGCGCTCTTCCTGCCGGAGGAGAGGTATGGAGCGAAGGCCAGGGACTATTACAGGCAGTACTTTACCGAGATGGAGGGCATCTACAAGCTTGGAAGCGCCGCTGGCAAGGTCGGAAGGGTCCTTCTCTCTGCTCTGATGTCCGTCTACCTCGTTCTCGCCGGGGGCCTCGTCTACACCGGCAGGGAGAAGAAGCGCTCCTTCACCCTTGACGAGCTTCGCCACCGCACCGTCAGGTACCTGGACGAGGCATTCTTCGCGCCGATGATGGATCTAGTCAAAAACATCGCCGTGCTGGCAGCGGGCATCTCGGTGTCCATGGACGAGCTCTTCCTGGCTTCAATGCTGACCACTGTGATAATACTCGCACTCCTCGTGTTGTGA
- a CDS encoding hydrogenase 4 subunit D — MNASPFIISFLIPLLLGPFLFKLDGRKADVFMLIAVVSSFLANLVGVIEYLKVGGSHHIVYLETSTLGEVYGIIIDPMSVLVGFVVSLAGVLFLLYAVDYMSERNKQHPVYSDKGRFYAWMVIFVGATLAFIYSSTTLQLLIFFEIMGLACWGVVGYYKSPKAERAAYKALLVPNFGAMVGLYTTVGIGILKLHDLSIYALQNLNDELKLLVFLGVMVAAFTKSAQFPLYSWLPDAMAAPTPASAFLHGAAMVEMGVYLLARVTQFMQPIPETAFYIMLVFVSLTLLIAILYYPLQKDAKRLLAYSTIAEAGVMYVGVLYAVLGSAYGLQAAMFQLANHAFVKGLAFLTAGTFSYAFGTLDMEKIKGLGKLVPVVGASWFLALLGLAGVPPLGLFFSKAYLFMNASSITSWVGWIPLFLVLADATVFLAVSLGWIKRMVFSEPLQESAEVSPLMRFVLVVLIVLSIVAPFLSVKLVTQIGFMG, encoded by the coding sequence ATGAACGCCTCTCCCTTCATCATATCTTTTTTGATCCCCCTGCTCCTCGGTCCGTTCCTGTTTAAATTGGACGGAAGAAAGGCTGATGTATTCATGCTCATCGCCGTTGTCTCCTCCTTCCTGGCCAATCTAGTCGGAGTCATCGAATACCTGAAAGTCGGTGGCTCCCATCACATCGTTTACCTCGAAACGTCCACCCTCGGTGAAGTCTACGGCATTATAATCGACCCAATGAGCGTTTTGGTCGGTTTTGTCGTGAGCTTGGCTGGCGTGCTGTTCCTTCTCTACGCGGTGGACTACATGAGCGAGAGGAACAAGCAGCACCCTGTCTACTCTGATAAGGGCAGGTTCTACGCCTGGATGGTCATCTTCGTTGGGGCTACGCTGGCGTTCATATACTCCTCCACGACGCTTCAGCTGCTCATATTCTTCGAGATAATGGGACTCGCCTGCTGGGGTGTCGTTGGGTATTATAAGAGTCCGAAAGCCGAGAGGGCTGCGTACAAGGCCCTGCTCGTGCCGAACTTCGGTGCCATGGTGGGCCTCTATACCACCGTTGGCATTGGCATCCTCAAGCTCCATGATTTGAGCATCTATGCGCTCCAGAACCTGAATGATGAGCTCAAGCTTCTCGTGTTCCTTGGCGTAATGGTTGCGGCCTTTACCAAGAGCGCCCAGTTCCCGCTCTATTCATGGCTTCCGGACGCGATGGCCGCTCCTACCCCAGCGAGTGCCTTCCTCCACGGTGCAGCGATGGTTGAGATGGGTGTCTATCTGCTCGCCAGGGTTACCCAGTTCATGCAGCCGATTCCAGAGACAGCTTTCTACATTATGCTCGTCTTCGTCTCGCTGACCCTGCTCATAGCAATTCTCTACTACCCGCTCCAGAAGGACGCCAAGAGACTCCTTGCTTACTCCACCATAGCAGAGGCCGGAGTGATGTACGTCGGCGTGCTCTATGCCGTGCTCGGCTCGGCTTACGGCCTCCAGGCGGCCATGTTCCAGCTGGCCAACCACGCTTTCGTCAAGGGGCTCGCCTTCCTCACCGCGGGAACCTTCAGCTACGCCTTTGGAACGCTCGACATGGAGAAGATTAAGGGCCTCGGAAAGCTCGTTCCGGTCGTTGGTGCAAGCTGGTTCTTAGCCCTTCTCGGTCTGGCTGGAGTTCCTCCGCTCGGCCTGTTCTTCAGTAAAGCGTATCTCTTCATGAACGCGTCTTCAATAACTAGCTGGGTTGGCTGGATTCCGCTCTTCCTAGTGCTGGCCGATGCCACGGTTTTCCTTGCGGTATCGCTCGGGTGGATTAAGAGGATGGTGTTCAGCGAGCCCCTCCAGGAGAGTGCAGAAGTTTCTCCTCTGATGCGCTTTGTCCTCGTAGTCCTAATAGTCCTGTCCATCGTTGCGCCGTTCCTGAGCGTGAAGCTCGTGACTCAGATAGGGTTCATGGGGTGA
- a CDS encoding 4Fe-4S dicluster domain-containing protein: MSKKIFIDFKRCIACKACEVACEMEHGEARIRVFEFPDLTSVAFNCRHCEKAPCMEVCPVNALSKDDDGAVVLDPLKCIGCLMCGLACPFGIPKIDEYNKIMDKCDLCAHRRAEGKLPACVSACPTEALKYGDINDVLWAREGKIVAELKDIGDRTNVLEAYIIR; encoded by the coding sequence ATGAGCAAGAAGATATTTATCGATTTTAAGCGCTGCATCGCCTGTAAGGCCTGTGAAGTCGCCTGTGAAATGGAGCACGGGGAAGCGAGGATTAGGGTTTTTGAGTTCCCCGACCTGACCAGCGTCGCCTTCAACTGCCGCCACTGTGAAAAGGCCCCGTGTATGGAGGTCTGTCCGGTCAACGCACTCTCCAAGGACGATGATGGCGCAGTCGTTCTCGACCCCCTCAAGTGTATCGGCTGTCTCATGTGCGGCCTTGCCTGTCCATTCGGCATTCCGAAGATAGACGAGTACAACAAGATAATGGACAAGTGCGACCTCTGTGCCCACAGGAGAGCCGAAGGAAAGCTTCCAGCTTGTGTCTCAGCGTGTCCAACTGAGGCCCTCAAGTACGGCGACATAAACGATGTCCTCTGGGCCAGAGAAGGAAAGATAGTCGCCGAGCTTAAGGACATCGGCGACAGGACCAACGTCCTCGAGGCCTACATCATCAGATGA
- the fdhF gene encoding formate dehydrogenase subunit alpha, which produces MAEKLVPVVCPWCSVGCRFYIVNVNGYPKKIEFDYDHETRNHGKLCPKGVAAFQYLRHPDRLKKPLKRVGERGEGKFVEISWEEAIKEIAQKLKEIKEKYGPEALAFLGSERCSIEENYVLQKLARALGTNNIEYVCRMCQSTAVAGKGMVLGHPGLTNPFEDILKAKVIVLWGYNPAATNPVFFGQYIEKAILDNGAKLIVVDPRKTKTAKYADIHIQPYPGTDLAVALAMLNVIITEELYDKDFVAERTEGLEELAKTVEKYTPEWAEKVSGVPVELIRKAAITFATAGTAALLTNEGVNQHANGTRTVMAITEMMVLCGYFGKEGVMSGAIPGAHNGMGAGLMGVGPHELPGRFPLHAEEHKRRIEEAWGFKIPEKPGITYVEMIDAILEGKLKALYVMGTNPAKALPNLKKAEEAFKNIEFLVVQDIFLTETAKYADIVLPAAAWFEKDGTAISFERRVQRSFKAADAPGEAKPDWEILVLLARELGLGEYFNYSDVDDILREINRTIPFLTGATPERLKNKLSGCMIPCPDEETETPRLFVDGFLTPSGKAQLIPVEYKEPGEVPDEEYPFWLTNYRLVGHFHTGTMSHRSKSLSKRWPEEYIEINENDAKRLGIKDGDLVRVETRRGALVFKAKVTPHIREGVVAAPWHWDFNYLTKDVLDEYAKMPELKTAACRISKVEG; this is translated from the coding sequence ATGGCAGAGAAGCTCGTACCAGTGGTCTGCCCGTGGTGTTCCGTCGGCTGTAGGTTCTACATAGTGAACGTCAACGGGTATCCAAAGAAGATTGAGTTTGACTACGACCACGAGACCAGAAACCACGGCAAGCTCTGTCCGAAAGGCGTCGCTGCCTTCCAGTACCTCAGGCACCCAGACAGGCTTAAGAAGCCTCTCAAGAGAGTCGGCGAGAGGGGCGAGGGCAAGTTCGTGGAGATAAGCTGGGAGGAAGCTATTAAGGAAATTGCCCAGAAGCTCAAGGAAATCAAGGAGAAGTATGGCCCGGAGGCTCTCGCTTTTCTCGGAAGTGAAAGGTGCTCCATAGAGGAGAACTACGTTCTCCAGAAGCTGGCAAGGGCTTTGGGAACCAACAACATCGAGTATGTATGTAGGATGTGTCAGTCGACCGCCGTTGCAGGTAAAGGAATGGTTCTTGGACACCCCGGCCTGACGAACCCCTTCGAGGACATTCTTAAGGCCAAGGTCATCGTCCTCTGGGGATACAATCCGGCTGCGACCAACCCGGTCTTCTTCGGCCAGTACATTGAGAAAGCAATCCTCGACAACGGTGCCAAGCTAATCGTCGTTGATCCGAGGAAGACAAAGACCGCGAAGTACGCGGACATACACATACAGCCCTATCCTGGAACCGACCTTGCTGTTGCCCTGGCCATGCTCAACGTCATAATCACCGAGGAGCTCTATGATAAGGACTTCGTGGCGGAGCGCACGGAAGGCCTTGAGGAGCTCGCCAAGACCGTCGAAAAGTACACCCCGGAGTGGGCTGAAAAGGTCAGCGGTGTTCCCGTTGAACTCATAAGGAAGGCCGCAATCACCTTTGCAACGGCCGGAACCGCCGCCCTGCTGACGAACGAGGGCGTGAACCAGCACGCCAACGGAACGAGGACTGTTATGGCTATCACTGAGATGATGGTTCTCTGCGGCTACTTTGGAAAGGAGGGCGTTATGTCTGGAGCTATACCCGGTGCCCACAACGGTATGGGCGCTGGCCTCATGGGTGTTGGACCACACGAACTGCCAGGAAGATTCCCGCTCCACGCAGAGGAGCACAAGAGGAGAATCGAGGAGGCATGGGGCTTCAAGATCCCAGAGAAGCCTGGAATCACTTACGTTGAAATGATTGACGCAATCCTTGAGGGCAAGCTCAAGGCCCTCTACGTCATGGGAACCAATCCTGCCAAGGCCCTTCCGAACCTCAAGAAGGCTGAGGAGGCCTTTAAGAACATCGAGTTCCTCGTCGTCCAGGATATCTTCCTTACTGAGACCGCGAAATACGCCGACATAGTACTTCCAGCGGCTGCATGGTTTGAGAAAGACGGAACCGCCATAAGCTTCGAGAGAAGGGTGCAGAGGAGCTTTAAAGCCGCCGATGCTCCCGGAGAGGCAAAGCCTGACTGGGAAATCCTGGTTCTGCTCGCGAGGGAGCTGGGTCTCGGGGAGTACTTCAATTACTCAGACGTTGACGACATCCTGAGGGAGATCAACAGAACCATACCCTTCCTCACGGGTGCGACCCCCGAGAGGCTCAAGAACAAGCTCTCCGGCTGTATGATACCATGTCCCGACGAGGAGACAGAGACCCCGAGGCTCTTCGTTGACGGGTTCCTCACGCCCAGCGGGAAGGCCCAGCTCATACCAGTTGAGTACAAGGAGCCCGGAGAGGTTCCCGATGAGGAGTATCCCTTCTGGCTCACCAACTACAGGCTCGTTGGCCACTTCCACACCGGAACCATGAGTCACAGGAGCAAGAGCCTGAGCAAGAGGTGGCCGGAGGAGTACATTGAGATCAACGAGAACGACGCGAAGAGGCTCGGCATAAAGGACGGCGACCTCGTGAGGGTCGAGACCAGGCGCGGGGCGCTCGTCTTCAAGGCTAAGGTCACACCGCACATCAGGGAGGGCGTCGTTGCCGCACCGTGGCACTGGGACTTCAACTACCTGACCAAGGACGTCCTCGACGAATACGCCAAGATGCCCGAGCTGAAGACGGCCGCATGTAGAATCTCCAAGGTTGAGGGGTGA